From Acidipropionibacterium acidipropionici, one genomic window encodes:
- a CDS encoding DUF4342 domain-containing protein, with the protein MWNDFGKSGSGPRRSSTEHFEVPANQLLSKVKSLVREGNVRRIVIRRRDGRRLFSVPVSAGVAVGGITVLAAPTIAAIGAIAALGTGVTIEVERNQDR; encoded by the coding sequence ATGTGGAATGACTTCGGGAAGTCCGGCAGCGGGCCCCGACGCTCCAGCACCGAACACTTCGAAGTGCCTGCCAATCAACTCCTGTCGAAGGTCAAGTCCCTGGTCCGCGAGGGCAATGTGCGCAGAATCGTCATCCGCCGCCGTGACGGACGCCGTCTCTTCTCGGTGCCGGTGAGCGCCGGCGTGGCGGTCGGCGGGATCACCGTGCTGGCCGCTCCCACGATCGCCGCCATCGGGGCGATCGCCGCACTGGGCACCGGCGTCACGATCGAGGTGGAGCGCAACCAGGACCGGTGA
- the rhaI gene encoding L-rhamnose isomerase — MVALSDLTPEQHRLLSEQTIELPSWAFGNSGTRFKVYGTPGTPRDPFEKVADAAQVNRFTGMTPRVSLHIPWDETEDYSKLRADAEEQGISLGTINSNVFQDEDYKYGSLTNSDERIRRKAIDAHLHCIEVMNQTGSDTLKIWLGDGTNYPGQDSINARQGRLAESLAEIYAALGPDQRLLLEYKFFEPAFYHTDVPDWGTALLQVMALGDRGVVCLDTGHHAPGTNIEFIVTQLLRAGRLGAFDFNSRFYADDDLMVGAADPFQLFRIMREIVTYGALDKNSGVNFMLDQCHNLEEKIPGEIRSALNVQEATAKALIVDEEALAKAQADHDVMAANGIIMDAFNTDVRPMLAELRAEKGIDPDPYGAFLASGYLEKIREERVGGQQASWGA; from the coding sequence ATGGTCGCACTGTCAGACCTGACCCCCGAACAGCACCGGCTGCTGTCCGAACAGACGATCGAGCTGCCCAGCTGGGCGTTCGGCAACTCGGGTACCCGGTTCAAGGTGTACGGCACCCCCGGCACCCCCCGCGACCCCTTCGAGAAGGTGGCCGACGCCGCCCAGGTGAACAGGTTCACCGGGATGACGCCGCGGGTCTCCCTGCACATCCCGTGGGACGAGACCGAGGACTACTCGAAGCTGCGCGCCGACGCCGAGGAGCAGGGCATCTCCCTGGGCACGATCAACTCCAACGTCTTCCAGGACGAGGACTACAAGTACGGCTCGCTCACCAACTCCGATGAGCGGATCCGCCGCAAGGCCATCGACGCCCACCTGCACTGCATCGAGGTGATGAACCAGACCGGTTCCGACACCCTCAAGATCTGGCTGGGAGACGGCACCAACTACCCGGGTCAGGATTCGATCAACGCCCGCCAGGGACGCCTGGCCGAGTCGCTGGCGGAGATCTACGCCGCCCTGGGGCCCGACCAGCGCCTGCTGCTGGAGTACAAGTTCTTCGAGCCGGCCTTCTACCACACCGATGTGCCGGACTGGGGCACCGCGCTGCTGCAGGTGATGGCCCTGGGCGACCGCGGCGTCGTCTGCCTGGACACCGGTCATCACGCCCCGGGCACCAATATCGAGTTCATCGTCACCCAGCTGCTGCGCGCCGGACGTCTGGGAGCCTTCGACTTTAACTCCCGGTTCTACGCCGACGACGACCTCATGGTGGGTGCCGCCGACCCCTTCCAGCTGTTCCGCATCATGCGCGAGATCGTCACCTACGGGGCCCTGGACAAGAACTCGGGGGTGAACTTCATGCTCGACCAGTGCCACAACCTCGAGGAGAAGATCCCCGGGGAGATCCGCTCGGCACTCAACGTCCAGGAGGCCACCGCCAAGGCCCTCATCGTCGATGAGGAGGCCCTGGCCAAGGCCCAGGCCGACCACGACGTCATGGCCGCCAACGGCATCATCATGGACGCCTTCAACACCGACGTCCGCCCGATGCTGGCCGAGCTGCGCGCCGAGAAGGGCATCGACCCCGATCCCTACGGCGCCTTCCTGGCCTCCGGCTACCTGGAGAAGATCCGCGAGGAGCGGGTCGGCGGCCAGCAGGCCAGCTGGGGGGCCTGA
- a CDS encoding L-rhamnose mutarotase, whose translation MDNEVQFPPLSHQLAATTQKSPTRCCFLLHVRPERLPEYIDVHQHVWDEMRQAFTDSGWRNYSLFLQQETGMVVGYFESDDVDAAQAAMADTDVNSRWQAEMAQYFVAPDGGTNEVLPQYFYLA comes from the coding sequence ATGGATAACGAAGTCCAGTTCCCACCCCTCTCACACCAGCTGGCGGCCACGACCCAGAAGTCGCCGACCCGCTGCTGCTTCCTGTTGCACGTGCGCCCCGAGCGCCTGCCCGAGTACATCGACGTCCACCAGCACGTATGGGACGAGATGCGCCAGGCCTTCACCGATTCGGGATGGCGCAACTACTCCCTCTTTCTCCAGCAGGAGACCGGGATGGTTGTCGGCTACTTCGAGTCCGACGACGTCGACGCCGCCCAGGCGGCCATGGCCGACACCGACGTCAACTCCCGCTGGCAGGCCGAGATGGCCCAGTACTTCGTCGCCCCCGACGGAGGCACCAACGAGGTGCTGCCCCAGTACTTCTACCTGGCCTGA
- a CDS encoding short chain dehydrogenase: MRILLIGATGIIGSAVHTVLASHGHDVLPAHRGSTQYPVDITEPASIDALFTRTGTVDAVCVTAGPAIFRPLTELSYDDVLASLKGKALGQIEVVRRGQRSIAANGSFTLVTGLLTHEPSFTSAAGSAANGAVESFAKAAAQELAPVRVNVVSPTVIAEAGPGAKKMFAGDPGVPAATAALAFVRSVERQETGQVYEVRS; the protein is encoded by the coding sequence ATGCGCATTCTTCTCATCGGGGCCACCGGCATCATCGGATCGGCGGTCCACACCGTGCTCGCCTCCCATGGTCACGACGTCCTTCCCGCCCATCGGGGCAGCACGCAGTACCCGGTCGACATCACCGAGCCCGCATCGATCGACGCCCTGTTCACCCGGACCGGAACCGTCGACGCCGTCTGCGTCACCGCCGGGCCGGCGATCTTCCGGCCCCTGACCGAGCTCAGCTATGACGACGTCCTGGCCAGCCTCAAGGGCAAGGCCCTCGGACAGATCGAGGTGGTGCGGCGCGGTCAGCGCAGCATCGCGGCGAACGGATCCTTCACCCTGGTGACCGGCCTGCTCACCCATGAGCCCTCCTTTACCAGCGCCGCCGGATCGGCCGCCAACGGGGCCGTCGAGTCCTTCGCGAAGGCCGCCGCCCAGGAACTGGCGCCGGTGCGGGTCAACGTCGTCAGCCCCACCGTGATCGCCGAGGCCGGGCCAGGTGCCAAGAAGATGTTCGCCGGCGATCCGGGGGTGCCCGCGGCCACCGCGGCGCTGGCCTTCGTGCGTTCCGTCGAGCGTCAGGAGACCGGACAGGTCTACGAGGTGCGTTCCTGA
- a CDS encoding MFS transporter, whose product MGAQTPSGVDVEQLCSEVAPSGKHHRILPVALSATLGSILFGYDTGVISGALPYMYMPGAAKGLHITAVEEGGVTAILAVGAAFGAILGGRLSDRYGRRHNLLMLAFIFLGVAIGAAVSPNVWWLYAFRFIMGFAVGGASATVPVYLSETAPRHIRGSIVAMDQFMIVLGQLIAFSVNGVVAQASGGPELTVTSDPSGTLSPGVHTWDSVLNLAASHGGTMSAAAWNQFVANLSISGGNGGTWRIMILICSVPAIALWICMHRMPESPRWYATQKRYYDFVGSLKRIRPADSPDLVTEAREGIALSDSLENADRATLKDLFTTPWLRRIFWIGLVLSLANKTSGVDTVMFYAPKVLSYAGLDTSASITLQIVNGVVGIAGALIGILIMSKLPRRRVLLTALGLCAAILLAIAGLFAFVIEPRLAAGGRPPLGVAVAVLVLMALFMLVVQGGNGTVVWALLGEIFPSQIRGLASGIVIAAGWIASAITMFAFPSMMAGIGGGYSYLVFAAINILWLVILAKIMPETSGKSLEEVEVEFRGVSGTEDLARAGDTSV is encoded by the coding sequence ATGGGAGCACAGACACCTTCCGGGGTCGACGTCGAGCAGTTGTGCTCCGAGGTCGCCCCGTCCGGGAAACACCACCGGATCCTTCCGGTCGCCCTGTCGGCGACACTGGGATCGATCCTCTTCGGATACGACACCGGAGTGATCTCCGGGGCGCTGCCCTACATGTACATGCCCGGCGCCGCCAAGGGTCTGCACATCACCGCCGTCGAGGAGGGCGGCGTCACAGCGATCCTCGCCGTCGGCGCGGCCTTCGGCGCGATCCTCGGCGGACGCCTCTCCGACCGGTACGGACGCCGCCACAACCTGCTGATGCTCGCCTTCATCTTCCTGGGGGTGGCGATCGGCGCCGCCGTCTCCCCCAACGTCTGGTGGCTCTACGCCTTCCGATTCATCATGGGATTTGCCGTCGGCGGGGCCTCCGCCACCGTGCCGGTCTACCTGTCGGAGACCGCGCCCCGCCACATCCGCGGCTCCATCGTGGCGATGGACCAGTTCATGATCGTGCTGGGCCAGCTCATCGCCTTCTCGGTCAACGGAGTCGTCGCCCAGGCCAGCGGCGGCCCGGAACTCACCGTCACCAGTGATCCCTCCGGCACACTGAGCCCGGGAGTCCACACCTGGGACTCGGTGCTCAACCTGGCGGCCTCCCACGGCGGCACCATGAGCGCCGCCGCCTGGAACCAGTTCGTCGCCAACCTGTCGATCTCCGGGGGCAACGGCGGCACCTGGCGGATCATGATCCTCATCTGCTCGGTGCCGGCCATCGCCCTGTGGATCTGCATGCACCGGATGCCCGAGTCCCCGCGCTGGTACGCCACCCAGAAGCGCTACTACGACTTCGTCGGATCCCTCAAGCGGATCCGCCCCGCCGACAGCCCGGACCTGGTCACCGAGGCGCGCGAGGGGATCGCCCTGTCCGACAGCCTGGAGAACGCTGACAGAGCCACCCTCAAGGACCTGTTCACCACCCCGTGGCTGCGCCGCATCTTCTGGATCGGGCTCGTACTCTCGCTGGCCAACAAGACCAGCGGCGTCGACACCGTGATGTTCTACGCCCCGAAAGTGCTCTCCTACGCGGGACTGGACACCTCGGCGTCCATCACCCTGCAGATCGTCAACGGGGTGGTCGGCATCGCCGGGGCGCTGATCGGGATCCTCATCATGTCGAAGCTGCCGCGCCGCCGAGTGCTGCTCACCGCCCTGGGGCTGTGCGCCGCGATCCTGCTCGCGATCGCCGGCCTTTTCGCATTCGTGATCGAGCCCCGTCTGGCAGCCGGCGGACGGCCGCCACTCGGGGTCGCCGTCGCCGTGCTCGTGCTGATGGCCCTGTTCATGCTGGTGGTCCAGGGCGGCAACGGGACGGTCGTCTGGGCCCTCCTCGGGGAGATCTTCCCCAGCCAGATCCGCGGCCTGGCCTCCGGCATCGTCATCGCCGCCGGTTGGATCGCCAGCGCCATCACCATGTTCGCCTTCCCCTCGATGATGGCCGGCATCGGCGGCGGCTACTCCTACCTCGTCTTCGCCGCCATCAACATTCTCTGGCTCGTCATCCTCGCGAAGATCATGCCCGAGACCTCCGGGAAGTCCCTCGAGGAGGTCGAGGTGGAATTCCGTGGCGTCTCGGGGACCGAGGACCTCGCACGGGCTGGCGACACCTCGGTGTGA
- a CDS encoding DUF1707 SHOCT-like domain-containing protein, whose amino-acid sequence MTQPPDEHHLAMRASDLDRTRVAELLDEAYADGRLDREEHDERAASAITARTLGDLSVLTRDLDPTALAPVSSPSSSAVVPAASRVPVVAGPPEDRIVTILGDVTRGAGHTLAARTEVVSGLGDIRLDLTSMELAAHDVIIDIKSVMGDIKIMVPEGIRVIDQTGRFLGDSKFDGLAPTGPDAPSVTLTGFIVMGDVKVYGPEHVSFGKKLRKWFG is encoded by the coding sequence ATGACCCAACCCCCCGACGAGCACCATCTGGCGATGCGCGCCAGTGACCTCGACCGCACCCGGGTCGCCGAACTGCTGGACGAGGCCTACGCCGACGGACGCCTCGACCGCGAGGAGCACGACGAGCGCGCCGCATCGGCGATCACGGCGCGCACCCTCGGGGACCTCTCCGTCCTCACGCGGGATCTCGATCCCACGGCCCTGGCGCCGGTGTCGTCCCCGTCGTCATCTGCTGTGGTGCCGGCCGCGAGCCGGGTCCCGGTGGTCGCCGGCCCGCCCGAGGACCGCATCGTCACCATCCTGGGCGACGTCACCCGTGGCGCCGGTCACACCCTGGCCGCCCGGACCGAGGTCGTCTCCGGTCTGGGCGACATCAGGCTCGACCTCACGTCCATGGAACTGGCCGCCCACGACGTCATCATCGATATCAAGTCGGTGATGGGCGACATCAAGATCATGGTGCCCGAGGGCATCCGGGTGATCGACCAGACGGGCCGATTCCTCGGCGACAGCAAGTTCGACGGGCTGGCCCCCACCGGGCCCGACGCCCCGTCGGTCACCCTCACCGGCTTCATCGTCATGGGCGACGTCAAGGTCTACGGGCCCGAGCACGTGTCCTTCGGCAAGAAGCTCCGCAAGTGGTTCGGCTGA
- a CDS encoding LacI family DNA-binding transcriptional regulator: protein MAIAERGARPPRVKDVARLAGVSVGTVSNVLNGRRSVGAEVRERVEGAIEELGFVRNATGRALRTGSFPMVGVSVLDLTNPFFMEAAAGMDRRLRQDGFVMALSSTHSDAGEEARTLRTFAGQGVRGVVVSPTDTDLAVAHEIAARGVPVVLFDSPAAPDDMSSILADDRAGAAMAVEHLIGLGHRRILFLNGPEHQRQSRSRLAGVHDGIARSGEEISLSVEELGSFTAMEGRAGVRRLLVGCGLAAPMGTDGISVPARPLTVEGLPEELPTAIFCANDLIAFGSMTALRDAGIRIPEDVSLVGFDDIEMAAQMSVPLTTIAQPTDELGWVAADMLLTEPVTVRHETLMPTLVRRRSTAAPRG from the coding sequence GTGGCCATCGCAGAGCGGGGTGCCCGTCCGCCACGCGTCAAGGACGTGGCGCGGCTGGCCGGGGTGTCGGTCGGGACGGTCTCCAACGTCCTCAACGGCCGTCGCTCGGTCGGCGCGGAGGTCCGCGAACGCGTCGAGGGGGCCATCGAGGAGCTCGGCTTCGTGCGCAATGCCACCGGGAGGGCGCTGCGCACCGGATCCTTCCCGATGGTGGGGGTCTCGGTGCTCGACCTCACCAACCCCTTCTTCATGGAGGCTGCCGCGGGGATGGATCGCCGTCTGCGTCAGGACGGTTTCGTGATGGCGCTGTCCTCGACCCACTCCGACGCCGGCGAGGAGGCCCGCACCCTGCGGACCTTCGCCGGTCAGGGGGTGCGCGGCGTCGTCGTCTCGCCCACCGACACCGACCTGGCCGTGGCCCACGAGATCGCGGCGCGCGGGGTGCCGGTGGTGCTCTTCGACTCCCCGGCGGCCCCCGATGACATGTCCTCGATCCTGGCCGACGACCGCGCCGGGGCGGCGATGGCTGTCGAGCACCTCATCGGCCTGGGCCACCGCCGCATCCTCTTCCTCAACGGGCCGGAGCACCAGCGTCAGTCCCGCAGCCGACTGGCAGGGGTCCATGACGGGATCGCGCGGTCCGGCGAGGAGATCTCCCTGAGCGTCGAGGAGCTGGGGTCCTTCACCGCGATGGAGGGCCGGGCAGGGGTGCGAAGGCTCCTGGTCGGGTGCGGCCTGGCGGCCCCGATGGGCACCGACGGGATCAGCGTCCCGGCCCGGCCGCTCACCGTCGAGGGGCTCCCCGAGGAGCTGCCCACGGCCATCTTCTGCGCCAACGACCTCATCGCCTTCGGCTCCATGACGGCCCTGCGCGACGCCGGTATCCGCATCCCCGAGGACGTCTCACTGGTCGGTTTCGACGACATCGAGATGGCCGCCCAGATGTCGGTGCCGTTGACCACCATCGCCCAGCCCACCGATGAACTCGGCTGGGTGGCCGCCGACATGCTCCTCACCGAGCCCGTGACGGTGCGTCACGAGACCCTCATGCCGACACTGGTCCGCAGGAGATCCACCGCCGCCCCGCGCGGGTGA
- a CDS encoding rhamnulokinase: MSGCTVAAIDLGASSGRVLRGTLDGGRLAVEECSRFPNGVAFVRTAGQPDLVWDVLSLWRGIREGLAEAARRGPVEAIGIDTWGVDYGLLDADGRLIGNPAAYRSPRTADAVVRVHGLMPQSELYGFNGAQHQAFNTLFQLVADRSAAQAGLARSALLIPDLIAYWLTGRRVCEVTNASTTGLIDPATRDWSPELLDLLNGSFGVPVPDLLAELVEPGTVIGPMDLPDISVRTSENRSTPVVAVATHDTASAIVGVPAPGRSGRFGFVSSGTWSLVGVELDHPVKTDASAAANFTNELGADGTVRYLKNIMGMWMLQETLRQWREEDGTEISWPQACRMAASAPSMRTLIDVNDEIFVAPGPMTERIDLWALEHGEPLPQDRSQYLRALIESLAVAYRRALREARELSGASLETVNIVGGGGQNELLCRLTADATGLPVVAGPVEGTSMGNMVVALRAVGAIDGGLDEMRQVVADSTSTTRYEPGPDQESIWEAAEARVFSPAPAATAAT; encoded by the coding sequence ATGAGCGGATGCACCGTCGCAGCGATCGACCTGGGCGCCTCCAGCGGACGCGTCCTGCGCGGCACCCTGGACGGCGGCCGGCTGGCCGTCGAGGAGTGCTCGCGGTTCCCCAACGGCGTCGCCTTCGTCCGCACCGCCGGGCAGCCCGACCTGGTGTGGGACGTGCTGTCGCTGTGGCGGGGTATCCGCGAGGGCCTGGCCGAGGCCGCCCGCCGCGGCCCGGTCGAGGCCATCGGCATCGACACCTGGGGGGTCGACTACGGCCTCCTGGACGCCGACGGCCGGCTGATCGGCAACCCCGCCGCCTACCGGTCCCCCCGCACCGCCGACGCGGTGGTGCGGGTCCACGGCCTGATGCCCCAGAGCGAGCTGTACGGCTTCAACGGGGCCCAGCACCAGGCCTTCAACACTCTTTTCCAGCTGGTCGCCGACCGGTCGGCCGCCCAGGCCGGGCTGGCCCGCAGCGCCCTGCTGATCCCCGACCTCATCGCCTACTGGCTCACCGGCCGGCGGGTCTGCGAGGTCACCAACGCCTCGACCACCGGACTCATCGACCCGGCCACCAGGGACTGGTCGCCGGAGCTGCTGGACCTGCTGAACGGCAGCTTCGGCGTCCCGGTGCCGGATCTGCTGGCCGAGCTGGTCGAACCCGGGACGGTCATCGGCCCGATGGACCTGCCCGACATCTCGGTGCGCACGAGCGAGAACCGGTCGACGCCGGTGGTCGCGGTGGCCACCCACGACACGGCCTCGGCCATCGTCGGAGTCCCCGCCCCGGGCCGCTCGGGCCGGTTCGGCTTCGTGTCCTCGGGCACCTGGTCGCTGGTCGGCGTCGAACTCGACCACCCGGTCAAGACGGACGCATCGGCGGCGGCGAACTTCACCAATGAGCTGGGCGCCGACGGCACCGTCCGGTACCTGAAGAACATCATGGGCATGTGGATGCTCCAGGAGACCCTGCGCCAGTGGCGCGAGGAGGACGGCACCGAGATCTCCTGGCCACAGGCCTGCCGGATGGCGGCCTCCGCCCCGTCGATGCGGACCCTCATCGACGTCAACGATGAGATCTTCGTGGCCCCCGGGCCCATGACCGAGCGCATCGATCTGTGGGCCCTCGAGCACGGCGAACCCCTTCCCCAGGACCGGTCCCAGTACCTGCGGGCCCTCATCGAGTCCCTGGCGGTGGCATACCGCCGGGCCCTGCGCGAGGCCCGGGAGCTCTCCGGGGCATCCCTGGAGACGGTCAACATCGTGGGCGGCGGCGGCCAGAACGAGCTGCTGTGCCGGCTCACCGCCGACGCCACCGGCCTGCCGGTGGTCGCCGGGCCCGTCGAGGGCACCTCGATGGGCAACATGGTGGTCGCGCTGCGCGCCGTTGGGGCCATCGACGGCGGCCTGGACGAGATGCGACAGGTCGTCGCCGACTCGACGTCGACCACCCGCTACGAGCCCGGCCCCGATCAGGAGAGCATCTGGGAGGCCGCCGAGGCCCGCGTCTTCTCCCCCGCCCCCGCCGCTACCGCGGCCACCTGA
- the aldA gene encoding aldehyde dehydrogenase, producing the protein MSITRYQNFVNGAFTEHTGDFFQILNPSTKEVLAEAPNTSKEDTDAAVAAARAAQPAWEHTSDVERAGYLHKIAALLRADEQKFTDIIVAEQGKTQQLANVEVNFTADYMDYMAEWARRLGGEVIPDERAGETMILGYRPLGVVAGILPWNFPFFLIARKAAPALLTGNTIVIKPSSDTPINAFEFAKLVERSGLPAGVFNLVSGRGSVTGEALVQNPDVDLITFTGSIPQGKHIMTEAGKNLTRVNLELGGKAPAIVLADADLDVAVDSIWQSRIGNSGQICNCAERVYVERPIHDAFVAKLKAKFEATKFGNPADDDTLDYGPLINEGALKSVSAVVDKAVEQGATVVCGSQDGVSDEGYFFAPVLLDDATTEMSVMQEETFGPVLPIQIVDSLDEAIALANDSVYGLTSSVFTENINSATKAARELQYGETYINRENFESMQGFHAGRKHSGLGGADGKHGLLEFVETHVTYLQTH; encoded by the coding sequence ATGTCGATCACGCGGTACCAGAACTTCGTCAACGGCGCCTTTACCGAGCACACCGGCGACTTCTTCCAGATCCTCAACCCCTCCACCAAGGAGGTCCTGGCCGAGGCGCCGAACACCTCCAAGGAGGACACCGACGCCGCCGTCGCGGCCGCCCGCGCCGCCCAGCCGGCCTGGGAGCACACCTCCGACGTCGAGCGCGCCGGATACCTCCACAAGATCGCGGCGCTGCTGCGCGCCGACGAGCAGAAGTTCACCGACATCATCGTGGCCGAGCAGGGCAAGACCCAGCAGCTGGCCAACGTCGAGGTGAACTTCACCGCCGATTACATGGACTACATGGCCGAGTGGGCCCGCCGTCTGGGGGGAGAGGTGATCCCCGACGAGCGCGCCGGGGAGACCATGATCCTGGGCTACCGTCCACTGGGCGTGGTGGCCGGCATCCTGCCCTGGAACTTCCCCTTCTTCCTCATCGCCCGCAAGGCCGCCCCGGCGCTGCTGACCGGCAACACCATCGTCATCAAGCCCAGCTCCGACACCCCGATCAACGCCTTCGAGTTCGCCAAGCTGGTCGAGCGCTCCGGCCTGCCGGCCGGCGTGTTCAACCTGGTCTCGGGCCGCGGATCGGTGACCGGCGAGGCGCTGGTCCAGAACCCCGACGTCGACCTCATCACCTTCACCGGGTCGATCCCGCAGGGCAAGCACATCATGACCGAGGCGGGCAAGAACCTCACCCGGGTCAACCTGGAGCTGGGCGGCAAGGCCCCCGCGATCGTGCTGGCCGACGCCGACCTGGACGTCGCGGTCGACTCCATCTGGCAGTCGCGGATCGGCAACTCCGGCCAGATCTGCAACTGCGCCGAGCGGGTGTACGTCGAGCGCCCGATCCATGACGCCTTCGTCGCCAAGCTCAAGGCCAAGTTCGAGGCCACGAAGTTCGGCAACCCGGCCGACGACGACACCCTCGACTACGGCCCCCTCATCAACGAGGGCGCCCTGAAGTCGGTGTCGGCGGTCGTCGACAAGGCCGTGGAGCAGGGTGCGACGGTGGTCTGCGGATCCCAGGACGGCGTCTCCGACGAGGGCTACTTCTTCGCCCCCGTGCTGCTGGACGACGCCACCACCGAGATGTCTGTGATGCAGGAGGAGACCTTCGGGCCCGTCCTGCCGATCCAGATCGTCGACAGCCTCGACGAGGCCATCGCCCTGGCCAACGACTCGGTGTACGGGCTGACCTCCTCGGTCTTCACCGAGAACATCAACTCCGCCACCAAGGCCGCCCGCGAGCTGCAGTACGGCGAGACCTACATCAACCGGGAGAACTTCGAGTCGATGCAGGGATTCCACGCCGGACGCAAGCACTCGGGCCTCGGCGGGGCCGACGGCAAGCACGGCCTGCTGGAGTTCGTCGAGACCCACGTCACCTACCTGCAGACCCACTGA
- a CDS encoding class II aldolase/adducin family protein, which translates to MNHPTTATEILASMGAAGARLDHLGAVESAAGNISVSIRETPADLDEFFPETGTIDLPVEVPGLAGWTFFVTGSGSRLRDLAVDPAAQVSVLIVNEGGKTAVWRTNPNRTFDHPTSEFNSHLGVHEDQVARRGLDFQTVIHAQPPHLVSLSHVRELRNDHDFNHAILRWEPETLVQVPKGIKVLDFMVPGSEELGNANVAGLRDHVITLWSKHGLMVRSDVSPLDAVDKVEYLEAGAAYEIRNRQMGGACEGLLDSEIKRVIEAFNIDTDLY; encoded by the coding sequence ATGAATCACCCGACAACAGCCACTGAGATCCTGGCCTCCATGGGAGCCGCCGGCGCCCGCCTGGACCACCTGGGCGCCGTCGAGTCCGCCGCCGGGAACATCTCGGTGTCCATCCGCGAGACCCCGGCCGATCTGGACGAGTTCTTCCCCGAGACCGGCACCATCGACCTGCCCGTCGAGGTGCCCGGCCTGGCGGGCTGGACCTTCTTCGTCACCGGATCGGGCTCCCGGCTGCGCGATCTGGCCGTCGACCCGGCCGCCCAGGTCTCCGTGCTCATCGTCAACGAGGGCGGTAAGACCGCCGTGTGGCGCACCAACCCGAACCGGACCTTCGACCACCCGACCAGCGAGTTCAACTCCCACCTCGGCGTCCACGAGGACCAGGTGGCCCGCCGCGGACTGGACTTCCAGACCGTCATCCACGCCCAGCCCCCGCACCTGGTGAGCCTGTCCCACGTGCGTGAACTGCGCAACGACCACGACTTCAACCACGCCATCCTGCGCTGGGAGCCCGAGACCCTGGTCCAGGTGCCCAAGGGCATCAAGGTGCTCGACTTCATGGTCCCCGGCTCCGAGGAGCTCGGCAACGCCAACGTCGCCGGGCTGCGCGATCACGTCATCACTCTGTGGTCCAAGCACGGCCTCATGGTCCGCTCCGACGTCTCCCCCCTCGACGCCGTCGACAAGGTGGAGTACCTGGAGGCCGGGGCCGCCTACGAGATCCGCAACCGTCAGATGGGCGGGGCCTGCGAGGGCCTGCTGGACTCCGAGATCAAGCGGGTCATCGAGGCATTCAACATCGACACCGACCTCTACTGA
- a CDS encoding PH domain-containing protein, translated as MDALFDPPGGRWQPVSPKYVTVKRLSVLLSWGIPTIVIAVGPGVIWSWWAALAAGIVGLAITVWRWLRMPKIVAAWGWCERGTDLCIRSGPMFRHLTIVPYGRMQSVEINSGPIDRHFGLASVQLVTASPLSDAAIPGMPRADAVALRDRITAVAETADAGL; from the coding sequence ATGGACGCCCTCTTCGACCCGCCCGGAGGCCGGTGGCAACCGGTCTCGCCGAAGTACGTCACCGTCAAGAGACTGTCAGTGCTGCTCTCCTGGGGCATCCCCACCATCGTCATCGCTGTCGGCCCGGGCGTGATCTGGAGCTGGTGGGCGGCGCTGGCGGCCGGGATCGTCGGCCTGGCGATCACCGTGTGGCGCTGGCTGCGGATGCCGAAGATCGTGGCGGCCTGGGGCTGGTGCGAACGCGGCACCGACCTGTGCATCCGCTCCGGCCCGATGTTCCGCCATCTCACCATCGTCCCCTATGGCCGGATGCAGAGCGTCGAGATCAACTCCGGACCGATCGACCGTCATTTCGGTCTGGCCTCGGTACAGCTGGTCACCGCATCCCCGCTGTCCGACGCCGCCATCCCCGGCATGCCCCGGGCCGACGCCGTCGCCCTGCGTGATCGCATCACCGCCGTCGCCGAGACCGCGGACGCCGGGCTGTGA